A section of the Pseudanabaena mucicola str. Chao 1806 genome encodes:
- a CDS encoding phage tail protein, protein MADLIPIPTSRYYVEFDGLTDKLIKSVSEVTFTGQTAGHEKPLASTKGGKTLWQSTSSGFEENPNVTIEVYVTEGDMDFYNWMLNTMPKSEGGQGKWASNRKNGSIVAYDSEDNEVIRWNLIKCWIKSYKVSDLNSESKDLAVETYEIIAEQINRIK, encoded by the coding sequence ATGGCTGATCTAATACCAATTCCTACTAGTCGATACTATGTAGAATTTGATGGATTGACGGACAAATTAATTAAAAGTGTTTCTGAGGTAACCTTCACAGGCCAGACCGCAGGGCATGAAAAGCCCCTTGCATCTACGAAAGGTGGTAAGACTCTCTGGCAAAGTACTTCATCAGGATTTGAAGAGAACCCTAACGTTACCATTGAAGTTTATGTCACTGAAGGAGACATGGATTTTTACAATTGGATGTTGAACACCATGCCTAAGAGTGAAGGTGGTCAAGGGAAATGGGCTTCCAATCGAAAAAATGGCTCAATCGTTGCCTATGACAGCGAAGACAATGAAGTAATTCGTTGGAATCTCATCAAATGTTGGATTAAATCCTACAAAGTGAGCGATTTGAATTCTGAAAGTAAGGACTTAGCAGTGGAAACCTATGAAATTATTGCTGAGCAGATCAACCGTATCAAGTAG
- a CDS encoding phage tail protein, whose product MAKGEVLACSKYSFELGKYPDLVIKSVSGISSTLQTAGDSKSYGVTKGAKSVIQATVTGVTNSKVTVEFVCTVGDDRLIRWYSASHTEPLGGGGTGTKGERDTATITLYNQGGEAAAVWELKGVMPASYKSIKLEAGAEGLATETIEFVYEALHRTK is encoded by the coding sequence ATGGCAAAAGGTGAAGTTTTAGCTTGCTCTAAGTACAGTTTTGAGCTGGGTAAGTACCCCGACTTAGTGATCAAAAGCGTGAGTGGTATCAGTTCTACTTTGCAAACGGCTGGCGATTCTAAGTCCTATGGAGTCACCAAAGGGGCTAAATCAGTGATTCAAGCAACCGTAACAGGTGTAACTAATAGCAAAGTTACTGTCGAATTTGTCTGTACAGTAGGGGACGATCGCCTCATCAGATGGTACAGTGCCTCCCATACCGAGCCTCTTGGTGGTGGTGGTACAGGAACCAAAGGGGAAAGGGATACAGCCACAATTACTCTTTACAATCAAGGTGGTGAAGCTGCAGCAGTTTGGGAACTGAAAGGAGTCATGCCAGCCAGTTACAAATCCATTAAACTAGAGGCAGGTGCAGAAGGTTTAGCTACGGAAACAATTGAATTTGTGTATGAAGCTTTACATCGCACCAAATAA
- a CDS encoding phage tail sheath family protein, giving the protein MALDYFAPGVYVEEVDKGSRPIEGISLSVAGFIGFTEDVRGDAELFKPMMVTSWDQYREYFAAPGSDGFTDFDAYLPFAVSGWFVNGGGRCWVTSIGTKLPGSTPPTPEATALRIGTSNNKPALMFNIKPADASESQLALPSSGDRLKVIIQESTPKPLPADAPDDAEPPLNTGEFFNVVVVRGGQELERFENVSMNPQVAPEVADYVVTAIADSEYVTIADISTSGQPLSRRPANGAYEIAPPPYISSIDRFARDLLGQRDDRTGIQGMFEIDETAMIACPDLMRVYEAGLIDIDQVHGVMEMMLSMCENSFPGPAFRMAVIDPPPIKPSKGMEAVPPDRQKPQDVAQWLSMFNRRSMFGALYYPWIKVANPRKGGKPSYVPPCGHIMGLWCRTDQSRGIFKAPANDTPRGVLGLAYETNMREQELLNPIGINCIRNFASYNRGFKVWGARTLVEPDNIQWRYISVRRLISYIEKSIEIGTQWVVFEPNDTDLWARVSRTVSNFLEGLWRNGALFGGAASEAFYVKCDASINTNETMMMGRLFIEVGICPVRPAEFVIFRVSQWSPNS; this is encoded by the coding sequence ATGGCACTAGACTACTTCGCCCCGGGCGTATACGTCGAAGAGGTTGATAAAGGCAGTCGTCCGATTGAAGGGATCAGCCTGAGTGTGGCGGGATTTATTGGATTTACAGAAGATGTGCGCGGTGATGCGGAACTATTCAAACCGATGATGGTGACATCATGGGATCAATATCGTGAATATTTCGCGGCTCCTGGTTCTGACGGATTTACTGACTTCGATGCTTACTTACCCTTTGCCGTTAGCGGTTGGTTTGTCAATGGCGGTGGTCGCTGTTGGGTAACGAGCATTGGTACAAAATTACCTGGTTCAACTCCTCCAACTCCAGAAGCAACGGCTCTACGAATCGGCACATCCAACAATAAACCCGCATTGATGTTTAACATCAAGCCTGCCGATGCCTCTGAAAGTCAATTAGCTTTGCCATCCTCAGGCGATCGCCTCAAGGTGATCATCCAAGAAAGTACGCCCAAGCCTTTACCTGCTGATGCACCTGATGATGCAGAGCCACCTTTAAATACTGGTGAATTTTTCAATGTTGTCGTCGTTCGTGGTGGACAGGAGCTCGAAAGATTCGAGAATGTCTCCATGAATCCACAGGTTGCCCCAGAAGTTGCCGACTATGTTGTCACAGCGATCGCTGATTCTGAGTATGTCACCATCGCTGATATCTCCACCAGTGGACAGCCACTCTCCCGTCGTCCTGCCAATGGAGCCTATGAAATTGCTCCTCCTCCTTACATCTCCTCAATTGATCGCTTTGCCCGCGATCTCCTAGGACAAAGGGATGATCGCACAGGCATCCAAGGCATGTTTGAAATCGATGAAACGGCAATGATTGCCTGCCCCGACCTCATGCGCGTCTACGAAGCAGGACTAATCGATATCGATCAAGTCCACGGGGTCATGGAAATGATGCTCAGTATGTGCGAGAACTCCTTCCCAGGTCCTGCCTTCCGCATGGCAGTCATCGATCCCCCACCGATCAAACCCTCTAAGGGCATGGAAGCAGTCCCTCCCGATCGCCAAAAGCCTCAAGACGTAGCTCAATGGTTGAGTATGTTCAATCGTCGCTCCATGTTTGGCGCACTCTACTATCCTTGGATCAAGGTTGCCAACCCCCGCAAAGGTGGCAAGCCCTCCTACGTTCCTCCCTGCGGTCACATCATGGGTCTCTGGTGTCGCACCGACCAATCACGGGGTATTTTCAAAGCTCCTGCTAACGACACCCCCAGAGGTGTACTTGGCTTAGCCTACGAGACCAATATGCGTGAGCAAGAACTCTTGAACCCCATTGGCATCAACTGTATCCGCAACTTTGCCAGCTATAATCGTGGCTTCAAAGTTTGGGGCGCACGTACCTTGGTCGAACCAGACAATATCCAATGGCGCTACATCAGCGTCCGCCGCTTGATTAGCTATATCGAGAAATCGATTGAAATTGGTACTCAATGGGTTGTCTTTGAACCTAATGACACTGACCTTTGGGCAAGAGTCTCTCGCACAGTCAGCAACTTCCTCGAAGGACTTTGGCGTAATGGCGCATTGTTTGGCGGTGCAGCCTCTGAAGCGTTTTATGTCAAATGCGATGCCTCGATCAATACCAACGAAACAATGATGATGGGTCGTCTATTTATCGAAGTTGGTATTTGTCCCGTCCGACCTGCTGAATTTGTGATTTTCCGAGTCAGCCAGTGGTCGCCTAATAGCTAA